In Halorubrum trapanicum, the following are encoded in one genomic region:
- a CDS encoding DUF3006 domain-containing protein → MTDLVDLNNGEYTAVVDSIEDGFATVFFEQDGEEVGNVVLEADRLPEDGKHADAILTVTVVDGDLDTAQYEPERTTKRSEAAQNRFDRLSKRPPSEDDS, encoded by the coding sequence ATGACTGATCTAGTTGATCTGAACAACGGCGAATACACAGCTGTGGTGGACTCAATCGAAGATGGGTTCGCTACCGTGTTTTTCGAACAAGACGGCGAGGAGGTAGGGAATGTTGTCCTGGAAGCTGATCGACTCCCTGAGGACGGGAAACATGCTGATGCGATCCTCACAGTCACCGTTGTCGACGGCGATCTGGATACAGCGCAGTATGAACCCGAGCGAACCACAAAGCGATCAGAGGCAGCACAGAACCGATTTGATCGGCTCTCAAAACGCCCGCCTTCGGAGGATGATTCGTAG
- a CDS encoding lamin tail domain-containing protein: MSSIGSHGRLLIIVGIVLLAGCSGAVPGDPSASTPDTGNESTPTANGTVEVHYINVGQSVSTLIVGSDGDTMLADTGHYNDDGEHVLEYLQAQDITRIDHLVTSHNDADHIGGNAAIIEYYETEADGIGAVYDPGIASSTQTYAEYLDAIEAHDVTLYETREGDTIDFGDVDVDVLGPPDPYLESEDRNENSIVLKLTHGETSFLLSGDAEDDQEAYLVDEYGSELESTILKAGHHGSASSSSGAFLDAVDPQAVVISSAYDSQYGHPHEEVLERLAERSLPAYWTATHGNIVLTSDGQNVTVQTQRDAPTDPSTLREGDPIEVGAPDAVTDRARIESDGTTSIDTGSNDTPDETDSETDETTAEAGLTVAEIHADAAGDDRENLNDEYVVFENTGNETLDLSGWTIEDEAGQRYTVPERFELAPGQTVTLHTGSGTSTTTELYWGSGSPIWNNDGDTVIVSTPNGERVLEETYS, translated from the coding sequence AGTCACGGTCGACTCCTCATTATCGTGGGGATCGTCCTCCTCGCGGGCTGTTCAGGGGCGGTTCCTGGCGATCCGTCCGCGAGCACCCCAGACACCGGAAACGAGTCGACACCGACAGCAAACGGAACTGTCGAAGTCCATTACATCAACGTCGGCCAGTCAGTGAGTACACTCATCGTTGGTTCCGACGGCGACACCATGCTCGCCGATACTGGGCACTACAACGATGACGGCGAACACGTCCTCGAGTATCTCCAAGCACAAGACATCACACGAATCGATCACCTCGTTACCTCACACAACGACGCCGACCACATCGGTGGGAACGCCGCGATCATCGAGTACTACGAAACAGAAGCCGACGGGATCGGCGCGGTGTACGACCCTGGCATCGCGTCTAGCACACAAACTTACGCCGAGTATCTCGACGCGATCGAAGCACACGACGTGACACTGTACGAAACGCGAGAAGGCGACACGATCGATTTTGGCGATGTCGACGTCGATGTCCTCGGCCCACCGGATCCGTACCTCGAAAGTGAAGATCGCAACGAGAACAGCATTGTCCTCAAGCTCACCCACGGCGAAACGAGCTTCCTGCTCTCAGGCGATGCCGAAGACGATCAGGAAGCATACCTCGTCGACGAATACGGGTCAGAGCTGGAGTCGACAATTCTGAAAGCCGGCCACCACGGCTCTGCGAGCTCGTCAAGTGGAGCGTTTCTTGATGCGGTCGATCCGCAAGCAGTCGTAATCTCGAGCGCGTATGATTCCCAGTACGGGCACCCCCACGAGGAGGTCCTCGAACGACTCGCTGAGCGATCACTCCCTGCGTATTGGACCGCAACGCACGGCAACATCGTTTTGACCAGCGACGGACAGAACGTTACTGTCCAAACCCAGCGAGACGCCCCGACAGATCCGAGTACGCTCCGTGAGGGTGATCCGATCGAAGTTGGAGCGCCTGACGCTGTTACTGACCGTGCCCGCATTGAGAGTGATGGGACAACCAGTATCGACACCGGTAGTAACGACACTCCCGACGAGACGGACAGCGAGACTGATGAGACGACAGCTGAGGCTGGCCTGACAGTCGCCGAAATCCACGCGGACGCGGCTGGTGATGACCGAGAGAATCTGAACGATGAATACGTCGTTTTCGAGAACACCGGTAACGAGACGCTCGATCTATCTGGCTGGACGATCGAAGACGAAGCAGGCCAGAGGTACACTGTTCCCGAGAGGTTCGAGCTTGCCCCCGGTCAAACCGTGACACTTCATACAGGGAGTGGAACGAGTACAACTACTGAGTTGTACTGGGGTTCAGGTTCGCCGATTTGGAACAACGACGGGGACACCGTGATCGTCAGTACTCCTAACGGGGAGCGTGTCCTAGAGGAGACATATTCATGA
- a CDS encoding helix-turn-helix transcriptional regulator, with protein MYDLTGFQRDLLYVISGLDDPHGLAIKDELEDYYEKEIHHGRLYPNLDTLVEKGLVEKSQRDRRTNEYTTTRRGNREIEARAEWEAEYIDHDG; from the coding sequence ATGTATGATCTTACGGGCTTTCAGCGCGACTTGTTGTACGTAATCTCCGGTCTGGATGATCCACATGGGCTCGCAATCAAAGACGAACTCGAGGATTACTACGAAAAAGAGATCCACCATGGTCGGCTCTATCCGAATCTCGACACACTCGTTGAGAAGGGACTTGTCGAGAAAAGTCAGCGAGACCGTCGGACCAACGAGTACACTACCACTCGTCGGGGCAACAGAGAAATTGAGGCGCGAGCAGAATGGGAAGCTGAGTACATCGACCACGACGGCTGA
- a CDS encoding TRAM domain-containing protein codes for MDISDQLQCLFSGKVEERNGPHVIEIPEQELRLGDLEADETYRVALLPSPTTSETNTTDDDSQSQQTSQTPPVEEGERRTVEIEDIGDQGDGITRVERGFVVIVPDTKQSERVTIEITDVRENVAFADVVERISYYE; via the coding sequence ATGGATATTTCAGATCAACTTCAGTGTCTGTTCTCAGGGAAAGTCGAAGAGCGTAATGGGCCACATGTGATTGAAATACCGGAGCAAGAGCTCCGCCTGGGCGACCTAGAGGCGGACGAAACGTATCGTGTCGCTTTGTTGCCGTCACCCACCACCAGCGAGACCAACACTACTGACGACGATTCACAGTCCCAGCAAACGTCACAGACGCCCCCTGTCGAGGAAGGAGAACGACGCACTGTCGAAATAGAAGATATTGGTGACCAGGGCGACGGAATCACCCGTGTTGAGCGCGGTTTCGTCGTTATTGTTCCCGACACCAAACAGAGCGAGCGTGTCACTATCGAGATTACCGATGTACGCGAGAATGTCGCCTTCGCGGATGTTGTTGAACGCATTAGCTACTACGAGTAG